In Nocardia sputorum, a single genomic region encodes these proteins:
- a CDS encoding alpha/beta hydrolase-fold protein — protein MLLATALVIPLAASTSVEAPAGAEPAMAAAAPALEKVQWLSDRRVALWVTSPSMGVPIQVQLLLARDWNARPEARFPVLFLLDGLRATDDENGWTKEAGAVDFFADKNVTVVLPVGGQSSFYTDWLEPDNGRTYKWETFLTKELPPLLESHWRATPVRGMEGLSMGGTAAMLLAARNPGFVRHAASYSGFLTTTTLGMPQAIEFAMRDAGGYDAAAMWGPQTGPEWEAHDPYMLADKLRGVSLYISSGSGAIGPYDQALGIPGVSTNVAGMGLEILSRLTSQNFVTKLAKLAIPAQVNYRPSGTHSWPYWDFEMRQSWNQAASALGVDQGKPACQPGGAIGPVAAAASWLGECLTGEYAVAGGTAQDFKGGRVFYAPDSGAYPVGFFGAGYQAAAGPTGPLGLPTGEERALEDGRGRFQSFQNGSLYWTPQTGVHVVRGAILDEWGKQGFERGPAGYPIGPEVKTPSRDGAVQGFENGPFYYSQSTGVHRVQGLILGKYAQLGFENSPLGFPVAEEQPLKDLGRYSRFEGGNIYWSPVSGAWAVRNGPILDAWRETGYENGKLGYPTGDEFPISDGVQQNFQGGFITLRDGKPEVHSL, from the coding sequence ATGCTGCTCGCCACCGCACTGGTGATCCCCCTAGCCGCGAGTACGTCCGTCGAGGCGCCCGCGGGCGCGGAGCCCGCGATGGCCGCGGCCGCGCCCGCGCTGGAGAAGGTGCAGTGGCTCAGCGACCGCCGCGTCGCCCTCTGGGTGACCTCGCCGTCCATGGGCGTGCCGATCCAGGTCCAGTTGCTGCTGGCCCGGGACTGGAACGCCCGCCCGGAAGCCCGGTTCCCCGTTCTCTTCCTGCTCGACGGCCTGCGCGCGACCGACGACGAGAACGGCTGGACGAAGGAAGCGGGCGCGGTCGATTTCTTCGCCGACAAGAACGTCACCGTCGTGCTGCCGGTCGGCGGGCAGTCCAGCTTCTACACCGATTGGCTCGAGCCGGACAACGGCCGCACCTACAAGTGGGAGACCTTTCTCACCAAGGAGCTGCCGCCGCTGCTGGAGAGCCATTGGCGGGCGACGCCGGTGCGCGGCATGGAAGGGCTCTCGATGGGCGGCACGGCCGCGATGCTCCTCGCCGCCCGCAACCCCGGCTTCGTGCGGCATGCCGCCTCGTACTCCGGCTTCCTGACCACGACGACGCTGGGCATGCCGCAAGCCATCGAGTTCGCCATGCGCGACGCGGGCGGTTACGACGCCGCCGCCATGTGGGGCCCGCAGACCGGCCCGGAGTGGGAGGCGCACGACCCTTACATGCTGGCCGACAAGCTGCGAGGCGTCAGCCTCTACATCTCCAGCGGCAGCGGCGCGATCGGGCCCTACGACCAAGCTCTCGGCATACCCGGAGTGAGCACGAACGTCGCGGGCATGGGGCTGGAGATCCTGTCCCGGCTCACCTCGCAGAACTTCGTGACCAAGCTGGCCAAGCTGGCCATTCCGGCGCAGGTGAACTATCGCCCGTCCGGCACCCATTCCTGGCCGTACTGGGATTTCGAGATGCGTCAGTCCTGGAATCAGGCCGCCTCGGCGCTGGGCGTCGACCAGGGCAAGCCCGCCTGCCAGCCGGGCGGCGCGATCGGTCCGGTGGCGGCCGCCGCGAGCTGGCTCGGCGAATGCCTGACCGGGGAATACGCGGTGGCCGGAGGAACCGCGCAGGATTTCAAGGGCGGCCGGGTGTTCTACGCGCCGGACAGCGGGGCGTACCCGGTCGGCTTCTTCGGCGCGGGCTATCAAGCCGCGGCCGGTCCCACCGGTCCGCTGGGGCTGCCGACGGGGGAGGAGCGGGCGCTGGAGGACGGCCGCGGCAGGTTCCAGTCCTTCCAGAACGGCTCGCTGTATTGGACGCCGCAGACCGGCGTGCACGTGGTGCGCGGCGCGATCCTGGACGAGTGGGGTAAGCAGGGGTTCGAACGCGGCCCCGCCGGTTACCCGATCGGACCGGAGGTCAAGACGCCGAGCCGCGACGGCGCCGTGCAAGGCTTCGAGAACGGTCCGTTCTACTACAGCCAGTCCACCGGCGTGCACCGCGTCCAGGGACTGATCCTGGGCAAGTACGCCCAGTTGGGCTTCGAGAACAGTCCGCTCGGCTTCCCCGTCGCGGAGGAGCAGCCGCTGAAGGACCTGGGCCGGTACAGCCGATTCGAAGGCGGCAACATCTATTGGAGCCCGGTCTCGGGCGCCTGGGCCGTGCGCAACGGCCCGATACTGGACGCCTGGCGCGAGACCGGCTATGAGAACGGCAAACTCGGCTACCCCACCGGCGACGAGTTCCCCATCTCCGACGGCGTCCAGCAGAACTTCCAGGGCGGCTTCATCACCCTCCGCGACGGCAAACCGGAGGTGCACAGCTTGTGA
- a CDS encoding DUF732 domain-containing protein, protein MVVAIAATGLLAACGDNDSTATSTPTTPNRTTTATTTSPAASTPADTGQPAPAPEQPTTTVAPERPQPVPTEAVPPADTSKLTDKDKKFLDELAKQGVTPSSPDIALSIGAYVCQGTAAGASDQDLMTFVNAMAGSDPSFDPAKMPVEKAGQIYISTARATYCQ, encoded by the coding sequence GTGGTTGTGGCGATAGCCGCGACCGGCCTGCTCGCCGCGTGCGGCGACAATGATTCGACCGCGACGAGCACGCCGACGACGCCCAACCGCACCACGACGGCGACGACGACGTCGCCGGCCGCATCGACGCCCGCCGACACCGGTCAGCCCGCTCCCGCGCCGGAGCAGCCCACGACGACGGTGGCGCCAGAGCGTCCGCAGCCGGTGCCGACCGAAGCCGTCCCGCCCGCGGACACCTCGAAGCTCACCGACAAGGACAAGAAGTTCCTGGACGAGCTGGCCAAGCAGGGCGTCACCCCGTCCAGCCCGGACATCGCGCTGAGCATCGGCGCGTATGTCTGCCAGGGCACCGCCGCGGGTGCGTCCGATCAGGATCTGATGACGTTCGTCAACGCGATGGCGGGTTCCGATCCGTCCTTCGATCCGGCGAAGATGCCGGTGGAGAAGGCCGGGCAGATCTACATCTCCACCGCTCGCGCCACGTACTGCCAGTGA
- a CDS encoding cutinase family protein, with translation MPVSSRVRSTSRRSKPAGCLVVIGVVLLIVLVVLLLWYLLAGRLRPPGPGPKPPERPTSQPASCPDVQMISVPGTWESNSFDDPHNPTANPVSLMLNVSGPIAQRFPSERVDVYTVPYVAQFSNPIAIPPDGQQSYNNSRSEGTARMVETMAARHQECPLTTYVLAGFSQGAVIVGDVAAQIGAGKGPVPADLVLGVTLIADGRRTGENGPGQAIQIGTPPPGVGAEVALKGLNVPGITMTGPRQGGFGALADRTYTMCAPGDLICDAPREALSPWNIVGSVNTLVRAAGNPVHTLYNSFVVDGDGTTATQWTANWAAGLIEAAPHPAHS, from the coding sequence CTGCCAGTGAGTTCGCGCGTTCGTTCGACCTCCCGCCGGTCCAAGCCGGCGGGATGTCTGGTCGTGATCGGCGTGGTCCTGCTGATCGTCCTGGTGGTCCTGCTGTTGTGGTACCTGCTCGCGGGGCGTCTGCGTCCGCCCGGGCCGGGACCGAAACCGCCGGAGCGGCCGACTTCCCAGCCGGCCAGTTGCCCGGACGTACAGATGATCTCCGTGCCCGGTACGTGGGAGTCGAACAGTTTCGACGACCCGCACAATCCCACCGCGAACCCGGTGTCGCTGATGCTGAACGTCTCCGGGCCGATCGCCCAGCGGTTCCCGAGCGAGCGCGTGGACGTGTACACCGTTCCCTACGTTGCGCAGTTCTCCAATCCGATCGCGATCCCGCCGGACGGCCAGCAGTCCTACAACAACAGCCGGTCCGAGGGCACGGCGCGGATGGTCGAGACCATGGCAGCACGGCACCAGGAGTGCCCGCTGACCACCTACGTGCTGGCCGGGTTCTCCCAGGGCGCGGTGATCGTGGGGGACGTCGCGGCGCAGATCGGCGCGGGCAAGGGTCCCGTGCCCGCCGATCTGGTGCTGGGCGTGACGTTGATCGCCGACGGACGCCGTACCGGCGAGAACGGCCCGGGGCAGGCGATCCAGATCGGCACACCGCCGCCCGGTGTGGGTGCCGAAGTCGCGCTGAAGGGGTTGAACGTGCCCGGCATCACGATGACCGGTCCCCGTCAAGGGGGGTTCGGCGCACTGGCCGACCGCACCTACACCATGTGCGCGCCCGGCGATCTGATCTGCGACGCACCACGGGAGGCCTTGAGTCCCTGGAACATCGTGGGCAGTGTGAACACGCTGGTCCGGGCGGCGGGGAACCCCGTGCACACCCTTTACAACAGTTTCGTCGTGGACGGCGACGGCACCACCGCCACGCAGTGGACGGCCAACTGGGCGGCGGGCCTGATCGAGGCAGCGCCGCATCCGGCCCATTCGTGA
- a CDS encoding LLM class F420-dependent oxidoreductase, producing the protein MTEAAAPATTASRDADAALSALGTPLRPFRFAAAGEGNKQEGGARKFVQTAQQAEEYGFDTFVVPDHLGEQIGPIAALGALTQATERIRLGTSVLANGFRHPVVLAKDLATIDVLSKGRLEVGLGAGWIKEEFDNAGIAYESPGVRLEKLDEALTILDVLLRGQECTFEGKHYQVRGIKGTPRPRQGPRPPICTGGGGPKMLRLAAKHADIISVVPVTTKNGKGLLSGITIEKAVEKVNLIKEAAGDRFADIELNWAITAVVITDDREKTAEMALSALDRGLHPNLEVDVQLSVEDILNSPYVAIGTFEEIAEQIRRVRELTSMSYVGVFPTQMDAFAPVIPLLRDE; encoded by the coding sequence ATGACAGAAGCCGCCGCACCGGCCACCACGGCGAGCCGTGACGCGGATGCTGCGTTGTCCGCGCTGGGCACTCCGTTGCGCCCGTTCCGCTTCGCGGCGGCCGGCGAGGGAAACAAGCAGGAGGGCGGCGCGCGCAAGTTCGTGCAGACCGCTCAGCAGGCCGAAGAGTACGGCTTCGACACCTTCGTGGTGCCCGATCACCTCGGCGAGCAGATCGGGCCGATCGCCGCGCTCGGCGCGCTGACCCAGGCCACCGAGCGGATCCGGCTCGGCACCTCGGTGCTGGCGAACGGTTTCCGCCACCCCGTCGTCCTGGCCAAGGACCTGGCGACCATCGACGTGCTGTCCAAGGGCAGGCTCGAGGTCGGTCTCGGCGCGGGCTGGATCAAGGAGGAGTTCGACAACGCGGGCATCGCCTACGAGTCGCCCGGTGTCCGGCTGGAGAAGCTGGACGAAGCGCTGACCATTCTCGACGTGCTGCTGCGCGGCCAGGAGTGCACCTTCGAAGGCAAGCACTACCAGGTCCGCGGCATCAAAGGCACCCCGCGGCCGCGGCAGGGCCCGCGCCCGCCGATCTGTACCGGCGGTGGCGGTCCGAAGATGCTGCGCCTGGCCGCCAAGCACGCCGACATCATCTCTGTCGTTCCGGTGACCACCAAGAACGGCAAGGGCCTCCTCTCCGGCATCACCATCGAGAAGGCCGTGGAAAAGGTGAATCTGATCAAGGAGGCCGCCGGAGACCGGTTCGCCGACATCGAGTTGAACTGGGCCATCACGGCCGTCGTGATCACCGACGATCGCGAGAAGACCGCGGAGATGGCGTTGTCGGCGTTGGACCGGGGACTGCACCCGAACCTGGAGGTCGACGTTCAGCTGTCCGTCGAGGACATCCTGAACTCGCCCTACGTGGCGATCGGGACATTCGAGGAGATCGCCGAGCAGATCCGCCGTGTGCGGGAACTCACCTCGATGTCCTATGTCGGCGTGTTCCCCACCCAGATGGACGCGTTCGCCCCCGTTATTCCCCTGCTGCGGGACGAGTGA
- the fadD32 gene encoding long-chain-fatty-acid--AMP ligase FadD32: protein MEETFDDYLDETGNIRIPEDHTLVDHVEKHTRNDANTLAYRYIDYSRERDGEAQELTWREFGIRLRAVAARLQQVTNPGDRVAILAPQGLDYVISFFAAIYAGTISVPLFDPDEPGHTDRLHAVLGDCEPSAILTASSSAAGVRQFFRSLPAAQRPRIIAVDAIPDSVGESWVRPDIAIDDIAYLQYTSGSTRVPAGVEITHRAVGTNLLQMVDAINLDWNSRGVTWLPLFHDMGLLTVILPAVGGKYITIMSPSAFVRRPYRWIKELAAVSDGAGTFAAAPNFAFEHAAARGLPKNGESLDLSNVIGLINGSEPVTTSSMKKFNEAFAPYGLPKTAIKPCYGMAEATLFVSATKAEDEAKVTYVDRKELNAGRMVKVDQSHEDAIAQVSCGYVALSQWATIIDPESVESGGGREVPDGHVGEIWLHGNNMGIGYWGRPDETAATFQNKVTERLPEGSHAEGTAPDANWMRTGDYGVYFEGELYITGRVKDLVIVDGRNHYPQDLEFSAQEASTALRPGFVAAFSVPANQLPAEVFEQGSHSGLQFDADDASEQLVIVGERGPGAGKADPLPIADAVRAAISQRHGVTVRDVLLVPAGSIPRTSSGKIARRACRAAYLEGTLRGGYTQQAFPDAPEE, encoded by the coding sequence ATGGAAGAGACTTTCGACGACTACCTGGACGAAACCGGGAACATCCGCATTCCCGAGGATCACACCCTGGTTGATCACGTCGAGAAGCACACCCGGAACGACGCGAACACCCTGGCGTATCGCTACATCGACTACTCGCGCGAGCGCGACGGCGAGGCACAGGAGCTGACGTGGCGTGAGTTCGGTATTCGGCTGCGCGCGGTGGCCGCTCGACTGCAGCAGGTGACCAACCCGGGCGACCGGGTCGCGATCCTCGCGCCGCAGGGCTTGGACTACGTGATCTCCTTCTTCGCCGCGATCTACGCGGGCACCATCTCGGTGCCGCTGTTCGACCCGGACGAGCCCGGCCACACCGATCGCCTGCACGCGGTGCTCGGCGACTGTGAGCCCTCGGCCATCCTGACCGCGAGCTCCTCCGCGGCCGGGGTCCGGCAGTTCTTCCGCTCGCTGCCCGCCGCCCAGCGTCCGCGCATCATCGCCGTGGACGCGATTCCCGACAGCGTCGGCGAGAGCTGGGTGCGCCCGGACATCGCGATCGACGACATCGCCTACCTGCAGTACACCTCGGGCTCCACCCGGGTGCCCGCCGGTGTGGAGATCACGCACCGCGCGGTGGGCACCAACCTGCTGCAGATGGTCGACGCGATCAACCTGGACTGGAACTCGCGCGGCGTCACCTGGCTGCCGCTGTTCCACGACATGGGGCTGCTGACGGTGATCCTGCCCGCGGTGGGCGGCAAGTACATCACCATCATGTCGCCGAGCGCGTTCGTGCGCCGTCCGTACCGCTGGATCAAGGAGCTGGCCGCGGTCTCCGACGGCGCCGGAACCTTCGCCGCGGCACCGAACTTCGCGTTCGAGCACGCCGCCGCGCGCGGTTTGCCGAAGAACGGCGAGTCGCTGGACCTGTCTAACGTCATCGGCCTGATCAACGGCAGCGAGCCGGTGACCACCTCGTCGATGAAGAAGTTCAACGAGGCGTTCGCGCCCTACGGCCTGCCCAAGACCGCCATCAAGCCGTGCTACGGCATGGCCGAGGCGACGCTGTTCGTCTCCGCCACCAAGGCCGAGGACGAGGCGAAGGTCACCTACGTCGACCGCAAGGAGCTCAACGCGGGACGGATGGTGAAGGTCGACCAGAGCCACGAGGACGCGATCGCCCAGGTGTCCTGCGGTTACGTCGCGCTGTCGCAGTGGGCGACGATCATCGATCCGGAGTCCGTGGAATCCGGCGGTGGCCGCGAGGTGCCCGACGGGCACGTCGGCGAGATCTGGCTGCACGGCAACAACATGGGCATCGGCTACTGGGGTCGTCCCGACGAGACCGCGGCGACGTTCCAGAACAAGGTCACCGAGCGCCTCCCCGAGGGCAGCCACGCCGAGGGCACCGCGCCGGACGCGAACTGGATGCGCACCGGCGACTACGGCGTCTACTTCGAGGGCGAGCTGTACATCACCGGCCGGGTCAAGGACCTGGTGATCGTGGACGGCCGCAACCACTACCCGCAGGACCTGGAGTTCTCCGCGCAGGAAGCCAGCACCGCGCTGCGGCCCGGCTTCGTGGCGGCGTTCTCGGTGCCCGCCAACCAGCTCCCGGCCGAGGTGTTCGAGCAGGGCAGCCATTCCGGCTTGCAGTTCGACGCCGACGACGCGTCCGAGCAGCTGGTCATCGTGGGTGAGCGGGGTCCGGGTGCGGGCAAGGCCGATCCGCTGCCCATCGCCGACGCGGTGCGCGCGGCGATCTCGCAGCGCCACGGCGTGACCGTTCGAGACGTGCTGCTGGTGCCCGCCGGGTCGATCCCGCGCACCTCCAGCGGCAAGATCGCCCGCCGCGCCTGCCGGGCGGCCTATCTGGAGGGAACGCTGCGGGGTGGTTACACCCAGCAGGCTTTCCCCGATGCACCGGAAGAGTAA